A DNA window from Candidatus Protochlamydia phocaeensis contains the following coding sequences:
- a CDS encoding NADAR family protein, which yields MQVNLFTSRPFSVEYNSQHHVLDKKDVNKIILATAIGSLFFLVGGLVAFLGASYYFRQRKVQELTGTNNPHLQRISQVRNRNLLTPSNPVASSLKTVLTNEMNRTMGKHLRDNQRATLVSLFDQALQSPQPRQTLEALINGKINQPDGWGAAKAAHIRTNLLPHVPLSNANPSDSSSFPSSAIIQQTQVRAIAQAPINPQGTKLVCFYKSGPTEFLGNFAICPHGIQLWGHTFKCSEAAFQWRKYYLAAQNNNHASLLNDPKMREFFTCDGEKAFQLNRELERKYPNVFASNWRNGVRDQVMWDVLNAKFQQNPELTQLLQDTQGAYLLEHNQATRDNYWSDNSNGTGKNMLGKMLMAIRDSKPCPPPDDTSDQMQVQAFASYANQPRSLNYQIF from the coding sequence ATGCAAGTCAATCTTTTTACTAGCCGTCCTTTTTCAGTGGAATATAATTCCCAGCATCATGTGCTTGATAAAAAAGATGTCAATAAAATCATATTGGCTACAGCAATCGGCTCTCTCTTTTTTTTAGTCGGCGGCTTAGTTGCCTTCCTGGGCGCTTCTTATTATTTTAGGCAAAGAAAAGTCCAAGAATTGACAGGAACAAATAATCCCCATTTACAAAGAATTAGCCAAGTCAGAAATCGCAACCTTCTTACCCCCTCGAATCCTGTTGCGTCTTCTTTGAAGACAGTCTTGACAAATGAAATGAATCGCACGATGGGAAAACATTTGAGAGACAATCAAAGAGCAACTCTTGTTTCCTTATTTGATCAAGCGCTACAAAGTCCTCAGCCTAGGCAAACGTTAGAAGCCTTGATCAATGGAAAAATCAACCAGCCGGATGGATGGGGCGCTGCTAAGGCTGCGCATATCCGCACCAATCTTCTTCCGCATGTCCCCTTATCAAATGCAAATCCATCAGATTCCTCTTCTTTTCCTTCTTCGGCCATTATCCAACAGACGCAAGTGCGAGCGATTGCACAGGCTCCAATTAATCCGCAAGGCACCAAATTAGTCTGCTTTTATAAATCAGGTCCTACAGAATTTTTGGGCAATTTTGCGATCTGTCCTCATGGCATTCAACTTTGGGGGCATACGTTCAAGTGCTCAGAGGCGGCTTTTCAATGGCGCAAATATTATTTAGCCGCTCAAAATAATAATCATGCAAGCCTGCTCAACGATCCCAAAATGCGTGAATTTTTTACTTGCGACGGTGAAAAGGCCTTTCAGCTTAATCGAGAGCTTGAGCGCAAATATCCCAACGTGTTTGCTTCTAATTGGCGCAATGGGGTGCGAGACCAAGTCATGTGGGACGTCCTCAATGCAAAATTTCAACAAAATCCTGAATTAACTCAACTTTTGCAAGACACCCAAGGAGCTTATTTATTAGAGCACAATCAGGCAACGCGGGATAATTACTGGTCGGACAATAGCAATGGGACCGGAAAAAATATGCTGGGTAAAATGCTGATGGCAATAAGAGATAGCAAGCCTTGTCCACCGCCCGATGACACAAGCGATCAAATGCAAGTACAGGCCTTTGCCTCTTATGCCAACCAACCAAGGTCGCTAAACTATCAGATCTTTTAA
- the alaS gene encoding alanine--tRNA ligase, whose translation MLTQTIRRQFLQYFKDHQHAVIPSSSVVPHDDPTLLFINAGMNQFKDVFLGNSHRDYKRAATSQKCIRVGGKHNDLENVGHTSRHLTFFEMLGNFSFGDYFKAQAIQFAWEVSTKIFGFEPDRIWPTVFREDDEAFEIWTQYVPAERITRFGEKENFWAMGDTGPCGPCSELLYDRGSHFGKASKPIEDTDGERFLEFWNLVFMQFNRQPSGEKEPLPKPSIDTGAGLERVISLKMGVDSLFETDVLRSIIAQVESITGLPYHPNDNRAPAFRVIADHLRCLAFAIADGVQPSNVDRGYVLRKVLRRAVRYGRQLGMDRPFLADVLPQLVSTMGSDYPELIKGQQRIAEILTIEEEAFIRTLKRGGNILNQVIEKAQASDRVISGDDAFKLKDTYGLPLEEILLIAKDSDLSLDQPRYQQLEEEAKQRSRSVHKSVHQIAGENIFADFVKQNGETKFLGYTHALADSKVLGLVVEGQFVSQLEEGQEALVILSETPFYAEMGGQVGDTGALENALSSFTVVDCIAPYKGLIAHQGKLEKGSLKVGDTVTASIDRERRQKIANNHTATHLLHWALHRVLGEHVKQAGSVVDAQRLRFDFSHHKALTLDELRHIEDLVNEKIRENAPVKYYEIKYEEAQKRDDIKQFFGEKYGSSVRVIDIDYSKELCGGTHTSAVGNIGLFRIAKESSIAAGIRRIEAVTGQEAEMLQRQEEDTLIHVAQLLKVPSHQIEERLSKLLEENKQFAQEIKELKKNQLNTLVDSLLAQADKTSQLPMVIAEVSGSIEELRFCLDLLSARFSSGAIVLGTALPDKCQLMAKVSDDWVKKGVSAHEIIKAIMPIVEGSGGGKQQAAQGGGKAPQKLLEALQHAKDYLLKVSGS comes from the coding sequence ATGTTAACACAAACCATTCGCCGTCAATTTTTACAATATTTTAAAGATCATCAGCATGCCGTCATTCCTTCTTCGTCCGTTGTCCCTCATGACGATCCCACCTTGCTTTTTATCAACGCGGGCATGAACCAATTCAAGGATGTTTTCTTAGGAAATAGCCATCGGGATTATAAGCGGGCCGCTACCAGTCAAAAATGCATCCGCGTGGGAGGCAAGCATAATGACTTGGAAAATGTGGGCCATACCAGCCGCCACTTGACATTCTTTGAAATGCTCGGAAATTTTTCCTTTGGCGATTATTTCAAAGCACAAGCCATCCAATTCGCGTGGGAAGTCTCCACTAAGATTTTTGGCTTTGAACCTGACCGCATTTGGCCGACTGTTTTTCGAGAAGATGATGAAGCCTTTGAGATCTGGACACAATATGTACCTGCCGAGCGCATCACGCGCTTCGGAGAAAAGGAAAATTTTTGGGCCATGGGAGATACGGGTCCTTGCGGCCCCTGTTCAGAGCTCTTATATGATCGCGGATCCCATTTTGGAAAAGCGTCTAAGCCTATTGAAGATACAGATGGAGAGCGCTTCTTAGAGTTTTGGAATTTGGTCTTCATGCAATTTAACCGCCAGCCCAGCGGAGAAAAAGAGCCTTTACCCAAGCCTTCTATTGATACTGGAGCCGGACTAGAACGCGTGATCAGCTTAAAAATGGGAGTGGATAGCTTATTTGAAACAGATGTCTTGCGTAGCATTATTGCCCAAGTGGAATCCATTACAGGACTTCCCTATCATCCCAACGATAATCGCGCTCCTGCTTTCCGCGTCATAGCCGACCATTTGCGCTGCCTGGCGTTCGCGATTGCCGACGGCGTCCAGCCTAGCAATGTAGACCGCGGATATGTTTTACGCAAAGTGCTTAGGCGAGCTGTCCGCTATGGACGCCAACTAGGCATGGACCGTCCCTTCTTAGCAGACGTGCTTCCCCAGTTGGTTTCAACAATGGGAAGCGACTATCCTGAGCTGATCAAAGGCCAGCAGCGCATTGCCGAAATTCTGACCATCGAAGAAGAAGCGTTCATCCGCACTTTGAAAAGAGGGGGGAATATTCTCAACCAAGTCATTGAGAAAGCGCAAGCCAGCGACCGCGTGATCAGCGGAGATGACGCCTTTAAATTAAAGGATACGTATGGGCTTCCCCTTGAGGAAATCTTGCTGATTGCCAAAGATTCCGACCTTAGCTTGGATCAGCCACGCTACCAGCAGCTGGAAGAAGAAGCCAAGCAGCGCTCGCGCAGCGTACATAAGAGCGTCCATCAAATCGCAGGGGAGAATATCTTTGCGGATTTCGTTAAACAGAATGGAGAGACAAAATTTCTAGGCTATACCCATGCCCTTGCTGATAGCAAAGTGCTAGGGCTAGTGGTAGAAGGTCAATTTGTTTCCCAACTAGAGGAAGGTCAAGAGGCGTTGGTGATTCTATCCGAGACGCCTTTTTATGCCGAAATGGGCGGACAAGTAGGAGACACAGGGGCATTAGAGAATGCTCTTTCATCTTTTACTGTCGTAGATTGCATCGCGCCTTATAAGGGATTGATTGCTCACCAAGGAAAACTGGAGAAAGGCTCACTTAAAGTCGGAGATACGGTCACGGCTAGTATCGATCGCGAACGCCGTCAAAAGATTGCCAACAACCATACAGCCACCCACTTGCTTCACTGGGCGTTACATCGTGTACTGGGAGAGCATGTCAAGCAAGCCGGCTCTGTTGTCGATGCCCAGCGCCTACGCTTTGACTTCAGCCATCACAAAGCCCTGACTTTAGATGAGCTCCGGCATATTGAAGATCTGGTGAATGAGAAAATCCGGGAAAATGCGCCTGTTAAATATTACGAAATTAAATATGAAGAAGCGCAAAAAAGAGACGACATCAAACAATTCTTTGGAGAAAAATACGGCTCGAGCGTACGCGTAATCGACATTGATTATTCCAAGGAATTATGCGGAGGAACGCATACGTCGGCAGTCGGGAACATTGGCCTGTTCCGCATTGCCAAGGAAAGCAGCATTGCTGCAGGCATCCGCCGTATTGAAGCGGTGACCGGCCAGGAAGCAGAAATGCTGCAGCGTCAGGAAGAGGATACGCTCATTCACGTTGCCCAATTGCTGAAAGTCCCTTCTCATCAAATTGAAGAACGTCTATCAAAACTGTTGGAAGAGAATAAGCAATTTGCCCAAGAAATAAAGGAATTGAAAAAAAACCAATTGAATACTCTGGTTGATAGCCTATTGGCCCAAGCAGATAAAACGTCTCAATTGCCGATGGTCATTGCAGAAGTTTCTGGCTCCATTGAAGAACTGCGCTTTTGCTTGGACCTGCTGTCCGCACGCTTCTCCTCTGGAGCGATTGTATTGGGCACAGCCTTGCCGGATAAATGCCAGCTCATGGCCAAAGTTAGCGACGATTGGGTGAAAAAGGGCGTGTCGGCGCATGAAATTATCAAGGCCATTATGCCTATCGTCGAAGGAAGCGGAGGAGGAAAACAGCAAGCAGCGCAAGGAGGAGGCAAAGCTCCGCAAAAGCTGCTTGAAGCTCTTCAACACGCAAAAGACTATCTTTTAAAAGTTTCTGGCTCTTAG
- a CDS encoding SIMPL domain-containing protein, giving the protein MKRFIYFLMIWSNVMAAYCQANDEEETLIPKLVVRGEATVFKPADQMELTVGVVTQDADSKKAVKDNNEKMRQVLANLNTVGLDQQEYQTGRFRVIPIYRSVDDKSPTGPTISHYEVSNTIHIKTQKLDLAEKIIGAVVQAGSNRIEQINFNINNPQTYRSEVIHLATKNAISDAQALADAAQVSLIRVLSLSLDQAQSHPPMPMMLAKMANADMSYDVPIEAGQVEIHAAVNVIFEIGPVNSNDKVKMK; this is encoded by the coding sequence ATGAAGCGATTCATTTATTTTTTAATGATTTGGAGCAACGTAATGGCTGCTTATTGCCAAGCTAATGACGAAGAAGAGACTCTCATTCCCAAACTGGTTGTAAGAGGGGAGGCGACGGTCTTTAAACCGGCAGACCAAATGGAGCTGACGGTAGGAGTTGTGACACAAGATGCGGATTCGAAAAAGGCTGTGAAGGATAACAATGAGAAAATGCGTCAAGTCTTGGCCAATTTAAATACGGTCGGCTTAGATCAGCAAGAGTATCAAACTGGCCGCTTCCGCGTTATTCCCATTTATCGTTCCGTTGATGACAAATCGCCGACTGGACCGACGATCAGTCACTATGAAGTGAGCAATACCATTCATATTAAAACACAGAAGCTCGATTTAGCGGAAAAAATCATAGGCGCTGTTGTGCAAGCCGGATCAAACCGAATTGAACAGATCAATTTTAATATCAATAATCCCCAGACTTACCGTAGCGAAGTGATTCACTTGGCTACTAAAAATGCCATTTCCGATGCACAGGCTTTGGCTGATGCAGCGCAAGTGAGTCTTATCAGAGTCTTATCCTTATCCCTGGATCAAGCGCAAAGCCATCCTCCTATGCCTATGATGCTGGCTAAAATGGCTAATGCAGATATGTCTTATGATGTGCCCATTGAAGCCGGACAAGTCGAAATCCATGCGGCCGTGAATGTGATTTTTGAAATTGGTCCTGTAAACAGCAACGACAAAGTAAAAATGAAATGA
- the mfd gene encoding transcription-repair coupling factor, whose product MILQGILESEHILALQEALQHPDTILVEELWNAPKALVAALAQQATGKHVLLLTGSSQEEVRLFHDFALFTNRPIVDFPSWETLPSESIPPSPDIVGERYKVLKEIQASNEPHIILTSLQACLQRLIPPSIFQDLYLTLKPGQSPSFDHLIQKLLAMGYQRKAVASDKGEFAVRGGIIDIFPVSSPDPYRLEFWGDELESLRIYDPIGQKSIRPVDQADIPPGLELELLNQSTQQASILEYLGPNTLVIFDDLLALEDRYASLISMGGHHQFFSSIEQLLDQVLPLQKIFWTQKPIEELSDVRHLDAKTGGYYSQQTIFHHLSFQMFNREWQVKRWRPPFNTISGHLFSSEEGEPTGDELLCRLSSLPYETGRLHFLCASELEEANLHERLANAGVRLPKHTHFHIGYLSSGFVIPDMQYVVLPLTEITHRYKIRRQKLRSTYHTSPSETYDLAPGETVVHLNNGIGRYLGMEKKPNHLGIPSEFFTIEYADNAKLFVPLNQAHLITKYIGANEDIPKLHALGSGRWKKTREQTERAIMGYASELLQAYAQRAIKEGFTYPADSPDILAFEEEFPFSETEDQLAAIASIKQDMMTNKAMDRLICGDVGYGKTEVAMRAAFKAVVDGRKQVAVLVPTTVLAMQHYDNFIERMSSFPINIGVLSRFRSPKQIKETLTGVANGSIDIVIGTHRMISEDVKFKELGLVIIDEEQRFGVKAKEHLKKLKLGVDCLTLSATPIPRTLYMSLIGARDMSVINTPPQDRLPIKTVITEPSDQVIKNALLRELARDGQAFIIHNRVESIYSVSARIKALLPQARVLVAHGQMHADEIDATFHAFKNGQADILIATTIVENGVDIPNANTILIDRADHFGLAALYQLRGRVGRWNRRAYAYFLVPNLRVMPELARKRLQALAEAGGYGGGMKVAMRDLEIRGAGDILGTEQSGHVTSIGFHLYCKMLKRTIQTLQGKVPSTIADTKVEFAVDARLPEDYVNEVSLRMEIYQRLGEALSWEEVDAIWEELQDRFGPPPEPALWLYHLTRVRVFASRQGFALVKQEKLSLLIEKRKGKDMLTRKILMPKFKNPQEMEKRIVAELEKTV is encoded by the coding sequence ATGATTCTACAAGGAATTCTAGAAAGCGAACATATCCTCGCTTTACAAGAGGCTTTGCAGCATCCCGACACAATTTTAGTCGAAGAGCTGTGGAATGCCCCCAAAGCGCTCGTTGCAGCTTTAGCTCAACAGGCCACTGGCAAGCATGTGCTTCTTTTAACGGGAAGCAGTCAAGAAGAGGTCCGCCTTTTCCACGATTTCGCCTTATTCACTAATCGTCCAATCGTTGATTTCCCCTCTTGGGAGACTCTTCCTTCCGAAAGCATTCCCCCCAGCCCCGATATTGTTGGCGAGCGCTATAAGGTTTTAAAGGAAATTCAGGCCTCAAACGAGCCGCATATTATTCTCACAAGCTTGCAGGCTTGCCTTCAGCGTCTTATTCCGCCTTCTATTTTTCAAGACCTTTACTTGACTTTAAAGCCCGGCCAAAGTCCTTCTTTTGATCACTTGATCCAAAAATTATTGGCCATGGGTTATCAACGGAAAGCAGTGGCATCCGACAAGGGAGAATTTGCCGTCCGGGGAGGCATCATTGATATTTTTCCCGTTTCTTCCCCGGATCCTTATCGCCTAGAGTTTTGGGGGGATGAATTAGAATCATTGCGCATTTACGATCCCATTGGACAAAAGTCCATCCGCCCTGTCGATCAAGCTGATATTCCGCCTGGTTTAGAACTGGAGCTGCTCAATCAATCGACTCAACAGGCATCCATTTTGGAGTATCTGGGACCCAATACCCTTGTCATTTTCGATGATCTTTTGGCTCTGGAAGATCGCTATGCCTCATTGATTAGCATGGGAGGACATCATCAATTTTTCAGCTCAATCGAGCAGCTTCTTGATCAAGTCCTGCCCTTGCAGAAAATTTTTTGGACGCAAAAGCCGATTGAAGAACTCAGCGATGTTCGACATTTAGATGCTAAAACGGGCGGCTATTATTCGCAGCAGACGATTTTCCACCATTTATCTTTTCAAATGTTTAACCGCGAATGGCAAGTCAAACGCTGGCGCCCACCTTTTAATACCATTAGCGGCCATCTTTTTTCTTCAGAAGAGGGCGAGCCGACAGGCGATGAATTGCTGTGCCGGCTTTCTTCGCTTCCTTATGAAACAGGCCGGCTGCATTTTTTGTGCGCCAGCGAATTAGAAGAGGCAAACTTGCATGAGCGCCTGGCCAATGCAGGTGTCCGCCTTCCCAAGCATACGCATTTTCATATTGGCTATCTTTCAAGCGGCTTTGTGATTCCAGACATGCAATATGTTGTTTTGCCGCTCACAGAAATTACGCACCGCTATAAGATCCGCCGTCAAAAGCTGCGCAGCACCTATCATACTTCCCCTTCAGAGACCTATGATTTAGCTCCCGGAGAAACTGTTGTCCATCTCAATAACGGCATTGGGCGTTATTTGGGCATGGAGAAAAAGCCCAATCATTTAGGCATTCCAAGCGAATTTTTCACCATTGAGTATGCAGACAATGCCAAGCTTTTCGTTCCCCTCAATCAAGCGCATTTAATCACAAAATACATTGGCGCCAATGAAGACATTCCCAAATTGCATGCATTGGGAAGCGGCCGCTGGAAAAAAACGCGGGAGCAGACAGAGCGTGCAATCATGGGCTATGCCTCCGAGCTTTTGCAAGCCTATGCGCAGCGGGCGATCAAAGAAGGCTTTACTTACCCTGCCGACAGTCCGGATATTTTGGCTTTCGAGGAAGAATTTCCCTTCTCAGAAACAGAAGATCAATTGGCAGCTATTGCCAGCATCAAGCAAGATATGATGACCAACAAAGCGATGGACCGGCTGATTTGCGGCGATGTCGGCTATGGAAAGACAGAAGTGGCCATGCGCGCCGCTTTTAAAGCTGTTGTAGACGGGCGCAAGCAAGTTGCCGTCCTCGTTCCGACCACAGTCCTTGCCATGCAGCATTACGACAATTTTATCGAACGCATGAGCAGCTTTCCCATCAACATCGGCGTCCTCTCGCGCTTCCGCTCTCCCAAGCAGATTAAAGAGACGCTGACAGGAGTTGCCAATGGTTCCATTGACATTGTCATTGGAACGCACCGCATGATCAGCGAAGATGTCAAATTCAAAGAGTTAGGCCTTGTCATCATTGATGAAGAGCAGCGTTTTGGCGTGAAGGCGAAAGAGCACTTAAAAAAGCTTAAGCTCGGCGTTGACTGTTTGACCCTATCCGCGACGCCTATCCCGCGCACGCTGTACATGTCATTGATCGGCGCGCGCGACATGTCAGTCATCAACACTCCTCCTCAAGACCGCCTTCCTATCAAGACCGTTATCACAGAGCCTAGCGATCAGGTCATCAAAAACGCCCTTTTGCGCGAACTGGCACGAGATGGGCAAGCCTTCATCATTCACAATCGCGTAGAGTCTATTTATTCCGTCAGTGCACGTATCAAAGCGCTTTTGCCGCAAGCGCGTGTGCTGGTGGCCCACGGGCAAATGCATGCTGATGAAATTGACGCTACCTTTCACGCCTTTAAAAATGGGCAAGCGGATATTCTGATTGCCACAACGATTGTAGAGAACGGCGTAGACATTCCCAATGCCAATACCATCCTCATCGATCGGGCAGATCATTTCGGCCTGGCTGCCTTGTATCAGCTGCGCGGCCGCGTTGGACGCTGGAACCGGCGCGCCTATGCCTATTTCCTCGTCCCCAATCTGAGAGTCATGCCTGAATTGGCACGCAAAAGGCTGCAAGCCTTGGCCGAAGCGGGAGGATATGGAGGAGGCATGAAAGTTGCCATGAGAGACCTGGAAATTAGAGGGGCGGGAGACATTTTGGGCACCGAACAATCGGGCCATGTGACCTCTATAGGCTTTCATCTTTACTGTAAAATGCTCAAGCGCACCATCCAGACCTTGCAAGGCAAAGTTCCCAGTACCATTGCAGACACTAAAGTTGAATTTGCCGTCGATGCCCGGCTTCCGGAAGACTATGTCAATGAAGTCAGCTTGCGCATGGAGATTTATCAGCGCTTGGGAGAGGCGCTTTCATGGGAAGAAGTGGACGCCATTTGGGAAGAACTGCAAGACCGCTTTGGACCACCTCCTGAGCCGGCGCTTTGGCTTTATCACTTAACGCGCGTCCGCGTATTTGCTTCTCGGCAGGGATTCGCTCTTGTTAAACAAGAGAAATTGTCATTGCTCATTGAAAAACGCAAAGGCAAGGACATGTTGACAAGAAAAATTCTCATGCCCAAGTTCAAAAATCCACAGGAAATGGAAAAAAGGATCGTTGCAGAATTGGAGAAAACCGTTTAG
- a CDS encoding AI-2E family transporter, which produces MEEKKAKANTVIRHAISPWYYNTFFKYAVGTLLVLSIILIFYHVAFLLTPVFNFASSLFIPIVVSFLLYYLLRPAIYVLEYFRLPRFISILIVYVIIAILLVIFFAYIGPLLGEQVSAIANTSVETLEKIKKSSQSIISTGMSANLEHEIEVRVLGLIQQATALLSQNILDIVGFITRVATILAVIPFIVFYLLKDDHEIAAGFLKYTPSHFDKEMRKILKNIDDTLSSYINGLVMVSFSIGSMLFIGYLIIGLNYALVLSVFAFIFTTIPFVGSFLAIAPAILVGLSMSPLMTLNVIIVFVIVQQIESNIISPQIIGHRLNIRPLTLILLLLAAGSLYGLLGLLFATPFYAIFKVLAENLYKIYLLRYQKIQAKLSAPAE; this is translated from the coding sequence ATGGAAGAAAAAAAAGCTAAAGCCAATACGGTCATCAGGCATGCCATTTCTCCTTGGTATTATAATACATTTTTTAAATATGCCGTTGGGACGCTGCTCGTCCTGTCGATTATTCTCATTTTCTATCACGTCGCTTTTTTATTGACTCCGGTTTTCAATTTTGCTTCTTCGCTATTCATTCCCATTGTCGTTTCTTTCTTGCTTTACTATTTGCTAAGGCCGGCTATTTATGTTTTAGAGTATTTTAGGCTTCCGCGCTTTATTAGCATTTTGATTGTCTATGTCATTATTGCCATCCTTTTAGTCATTTTCTTTGCCTATATTGGCCCTCTTTTGGGCGAACAGGTTTCCGCTATTGCCAATACGTCCGTTGAAACGTTGGAGAAAATTAAAAAAAGCTCGCAATCCATTATTAGTACGGGAATGAGCGCCAATCTAGAGCATGAAATTGAAGTGCGCGTATTGGGATTGATCCAGCAAGCGACAGCTTTGCTCAGTCAAAATATCTTAGATATTGTGGGGTTTATTACCCGGGTTGCGACCATTTTAGCGGTTATTCCCTTCATCGTCTTTTATCTGCTCAAAGATGATCATGAAATAGCAGCAGGATTTTTGAAATATACTCCGAGCCATTTTGACAAAGAGATGCGCAAGATTTTAAAAAATATCGATGACACTTTGTCCAGCTACATCAATGGTTTAGTCATGGTTTCTTTTAGCATTGGGAGCATGCTTTTTATCGGCTATTTGATCATTGGCCTGAACTATGCGCTTGTCTTATCCGTCTTCGCCTTTATTTTTACGACCATTCCTTTCGTTGGGTCTTTCTTAGCTATCGCTCCTGCCATTCTAGTCGGATTGTCGATGAGCCCGTTGATGACTCTAAACGTGATTATTGTATTCGTGATCGTTCAGCAGATTGAATCCAATATTATTTCTCCCCAAATTATCGGGCACCGCCTCAATATTCGCCCGCTGACTTTAATCTTGCTTTTATTGGCAGCCGGATCTTTATACGGATTACTTGGCCTGCTTTTTGCCACCCCTTTTTATGCCATTTTCAAGGTGCTGGCAGAGAATCTCTATAAAATCTATCTTCTGCGCTATCAAAAGATCCAGGCCAAATTGTCCGCACCTGCAGAATAA
- a CDS encoding tRNA-binding protein — MISYDEFAKVDIRIGTIVQAKAFPQAKKPAYQLHINFGEEIGVKRSSAQITKHYHPDSLIGKQVLAVVNFPPKQIGPFLSEVLVLGLSDEYQEIILVSPDQSVPNGGKLH, encoded by the coding sequence ATGATTAGTTACGATGAATTTGCCAAAGTGGATATTCGCATTGGAACGATTGTGCAAGCGAAGGCTTTTCCTCAGGCCAAAAAACCTGCTTATCAGCTGCATATCAATTTTGGAGAAGAGATTGGGGTCAAGCGTTCTTCTGCTCAAATTACCAAGCACTATCATCCCGATTCTTTGATTGGCAAGCAGGTGCTTGCCGTCGTGAATTTTCCGCCAAAGCAAATCGGGCCTTTTCTATCAGAGGTCCTTGTATTGGGCTTAAGCGATGAATATCAGGAGATCATTTTGGTCTCTCCTGATCAGTCCGTTCCTAATGGAGGAAAGCTGCATTGA
- a CDS encoding branched-chain amino acid transport system II carrier protein, with amino-acid sequence MSSFKRLDLYALGLAIFSMFFGAGNIIFPLALGKHALDQTPYAIAGLLLTAVAIPFCGLLAMFLYEGNIKAFFGRLGRIPGLLLAFAIIALLGPLGSTPRCIALAYSTFQLSFPGISSTVFSAISCVIIFFLAYKKNRLLDILGYILTPLLVALLAAIVFLGILNAPSENQAWQAGGLELFWHGLKEGYNTMDLLAAFFFAPVIIAFMQKKTASFSSASERLGFILKASGIGALLLSVVYIGFSCIAASYADYLDSLPSDQLLAALAFKILGPQAGLIVCLTVVLACLTTAIALIAAFADFMQKEILKEKVSYPLVLLGSLILTFNIAIFEFQGISQFLGPILEIFYPALIGLTAINFGQSVYQLYSSKSNLQFKAE; translated from the coding sequence ATGTCATCTTTTAAACGACTTGATTTATACGCCTTAGGATTGGCGATCTTTTCGATGTTTTTCGGGGCGGGAAATATTATATTCCCTCTTGCTTTGGGCAAGCACGCTCTTGACCAAACACCTTATGCCATTGCCGGTTTGCTCTTAACGGCTGTTGCCATTCCTTTTTGCGGATTGTTGGCCATGTTTTTATATGAAGGGAATATCAAGGCTTTTTTTGGCCGTTTAGGACGGATTCCCGGTCTTTTGCTGGCATTCGCCATTATTGCCCTTTTAGGGCCTTTGGGTTCAACGCCTCGCTGCATTGCCTTGGCTTATTCGACTTTTCAGCTGTCTTTTCCAGGGATATCTTCTACTGTATTTAGTGCAATTTCTTGTGTCATTATCTTTTTTCTGGCTTATAAAAAGAATCGGCTTTTAGACATTTTAGGCTATATTTTAACCCCCTTACTTGTTGCTCTGTTGGCTGCTATTGTCTTTCTGGGAATTCTAAATGCTCCTTCCGAAAATCAGGCGTGGCAAGCGGGCGGATTGGAATTATTTTGGCACGGTTTGAAAGAGGGCTATAATACAATGGATCTATTGGCTGCCTTCTTTTTTGCTCCTGTGATTATTGCTTTTATGCAAAAGAAAACGGCTTCCTTCTCGTCTGCTTCTGAGCGGTTGGGATTTATTTTGAAGGCAAGCGGTATAGGAGCGTTGCTTCTTTCTGTCGTATACATTGGCTTTAGTTGTATTGCAGCCTCTTATGCAGATTACTTAGATTCTCTGCCTTCCGATCAGCTGCTTGCCGCCCTTGCCTTTAAAATCTTGGGACCTCAGGCAGGATTGATTGTTTGCTTGACTGTCGTATTGGCCTGCCTGACGACGGCAATTGCCTTGATTGCTGCTTTTGCAGACTTTATGCAAAAAGAGATATTAAAGGAGAAAGTCAGCTATCCTCTCGTTTTATTGGGCTCCCTGATTTTGACTTTTAATATTGCGATTTTTGAATTCCAGGGCATCTCTCAATTTTTAGGCCCCATCTTGGAAATTTTTTATCCGGCTTTGATTGGACTCACAGCAATTAATTTTGGACAAAGCGTTTATCAATTGTATAGTTCGAAGTCAAATCTGCAATTTAAAGCTGAATAG